One part of the Paramormyrops kingsleyae isolate MSU_618 chromosome 2, PKINGS_0.4, whole genome shotgun sequence genome encodes these proteins:
- the LOC111850317 gene encoding protein FAM219A isoform X2: MMEEIDRFQVPTVHSEMQPLDPATSSTLEGDSDTREGESVAMNYKPSPLQMKIEKQRELARKGSLKNGNVGSPVNQQPKKNNVMARTRLVVPNKGYSSLDQSPDEKPLVALDTDSDDDFDMSRYSSSGYSSAEQINQDLNIQLLKDGYRLDEIPDDEDLDLIPPKSVNPTCTCCQATSSAACQIQ; encoded by the exons ATGATGGAAGAAATTGATAGATTCCAGGTGCCGACGGTTCACTCGGAGATGCAGCCTCTG GACCCAGCTACCTCTTCCACCTTGGAAGGTGACTCTGACACGAGGGAAGGGGAGTCTGTGGCCATGAACTACAAACCGTCCCCGCTACAGATGAAAATAG agaaacagagagagctGGCCAGGAAGGGGTCCTTGAAGAATGGGAACGTGGGCAGTCCAGTGAACCAGCAGCCTAAGAAGAACAATGTTATGGCCAGGACACG GCTGGTTGTTCCCAATAAAGGCTATTCCTCTTTAGACCAGAGCCCCGATGAGAAGCCACTGGTTGCACTGGATACAGACAG TGATGATGACTTTGACATGTCCAGATACTCTTCATCAGGGTATTCCTCGGCTGAG CAGATCAACCAGGATTTGAATATCCAGCTGCTGAAAGATGGGTATCGGCTAGATGAAATACCAGACGATGAGGACCTGGACCTCATTCCACCGAAGTCAGTCAATCCCACCTGCACCTGCTGCCAGGCCACCTCCTCTGCTGCCTGTCAGATCCAGTAG
- the LOC111850317 gene encoding protein FAM219A isoform X4, translated as MNYKPSPLQMKIEKQRELARKGSLKNGNVGSPVNQQPKKNNVMARTRLVVPNKGYSSLDQSPDEKPLVALDTDSDDDFDMSRYSSSGYSSAEVRFLNGQQINQDLNIQLLKDGYRLDEIPDDEDLDLIPPKSVNPTCTCCQATSSAACQIQ; from the exons ATGAACTACAAACCGTCCCCGCTACAGATGAAAATAG agaaacagagagagctGGCCAGGAAGGGGTCCTTGAAGAATGGGAACGTGGGCAGTCCAGTGAACCAGCAGCCTAAGAAGAACAATGTTATGGCCAGGACACG GCTGGTTGTTCCCAATAAAGGCTATTCCTCTTTAGACCAGAGCCCCGATGAGAAGCCACTGGTTGCACTGGATACAGACAG TGATGATGACTTTGACATGTCCAGATACTCTTCATCAGGGTATTCCTCGGCTGAGGTGAGATTTCTGAATGGCCAG CAGATCAACCAGGATTTGAATATCCAGCTGCTGAAAGATGGGTATCGGCTAGATGAAATACCAGACGATGAGGACCTGGACCTCATTCCACCGAAGTCAGTCAATCCCACCTGCACCTGCTGCCAGGCCACCTCCTCTGCTGCCTGTCAGATCCAGTAG
- the LOC111850317 gene encoding protein FAM219A isoform X1: MMEEIDRFQVPTVHSEMQPLDPATSSTLEGDSDTREGESVAMNYKPSPLQMKIEKQRELARKGSLKNGNVGSPVNQQPKKNNVMARTRLVVPNKGYSSLDQSPDEKPLVALDTDSDDDFDMSRYSSSGYSSAEVRFLNGQQINQDLNIQLLKDGYRLDEIPDDEDLDLIPPKSVNPTCTCCQATSSAACQIQ; the protein is encoded by the exons ATGATGGAAGAAATTGATAGATTCCAGGTGCCGACGGTTCACTCGGAGATGCAGCCTCTG GACCCAGCTACCTCTTCCACCTTGGAAGGTGACTCTGACACGAGGGAAGGGGAGTCTGTGGCCATGAACTACAAACCGTCCCCGCTACAGATGAAAATAG agaaacagagagagctGGCCAGGAAGGGGTCCTTGAAGAATGGGAACGTGGGCAGTCCAGTGAACCAGCAGCCTAAGAAGAACAATGTTATGGCCAGGACACG GCTGGTTGTTCCCAATAAAGGCTATTCCTCTTTAGACCAGAGCCCCGATGAGAAGCCACTGGTTGCACTGGATACAGACAG TGATGATGACTTTGACATGTCCAGATACTCTTCATCAGGGTATTCCTCGGCTGAGGTGAGATTTCTGAATGGCCAG CAGATCAACCAGGATTTGAATATCCAGCTGCTGAAAGATGGGTATCGGCTAGATGAAATACCAGACGATGAGGACCTGGACCTCATTCCACCGAAGTCAGTCAATCCCACCTGCACCTGCTGCCAGGCCACCTCCTCTGCTGCCTGTCAGATCCAGTAG
- the LOC111850317 gene encoding protein FAM219A isoform X3: MMEEIDRFQVPTVHSEMQPLDPATSSTLEGDSDTREGESVAMNYKPSPLQMKIEKQRELARKGSLKNGNVGSPVNQQPKKNNVMARTRLVVPNKGYSSLDQSPDEKPLVALDTDSDDDFDMSRYSSSGYSSAEINQDLNIQLLKDGYRLDEIPDDEDLDLIPPKSVNPTCTCCQATSSAACQIQ, encoded by the exons ATGATGGAAGAAATTGATAGATTCCAGGTGCCGACGGTTCACTCGGAGATGCAGCCTCTG GACCCAGCTACCTCTTCCACCTTGGAAGGTGACTCTGACACGAGGGAAGGGGAGTCTGTGGCCATGAACTACAAACCGTCCCCGCTACAGATGAAAATAG agaaacagagagagctGGCCAGGAAGGGGTCCTTGAAGAATGGGAACGTGGGCAGTCCAGTGAACCAGCAGCCTAAGAAGAACAATGTTATGGCCAGGACACG GCTGGTTGTTCCCAATAAAGGCTATTCCTCTTTAGACCAGAGCCCCGATGAGAAGCCACTGGTTGCACTGGATACAGACAG TGATGATGACTTTGACATGTCCAGATACTCTTCATCAGGGTATTCCTCGGCTGAG ATCAACCAGGATTTGAATATCCAGCTGCTGAAAGATGGGTATCGGCTAGATGAAATACCAGACGATGAGGACCTGGACCTCATTCCACCGAAGTCAGTCAATCCCACCTGCACCTGCTGCCAGGCCACCTCCTCTGCTGCCTGTCAGATCCAGTAG